In a single window of the Acidimicrobiales bacterium genome:
- a CDS encoding ABC transporter permease translates to MTSALDERIERLPLPRFLKTPGRLVMAAIVVVYLLAWAATGSHGYVHQKAPIGIILVGVVYGSVTALGAFGLILVYRANRFIFFANGALGSMVGVLAIGLVKVHGLNYWLALPGAVIIGALVGGGTEMSTIRRFGKAPRLLVTVASIGLAQLFGAIELIGSTHEHFVSLTGSFSPPLSMSLRIDVYTFHSSALLIVAVVPVVIAFLSWFLLRTDAGIAVRAAAENEDRALLLGIPVRRLSTIVWVVAGALTTLAFMLQAPFEGVKPGALSNGPTVLLPMLAAAVVARMESLPIAFVAAIGLGIMDQLVRWNTSSSPSIVWVFYLAVIVVALLAQSGKLSRAEESGASTWTAISVLKPIPDELKRLPEVLWSRRALVLVVGAAFVLVPHGWSPSQQLLAGFAMVWALIGVSLVVLTGWGGHISLGQFGIAGVAAMVAGNLVAHFNLDFFLVMLISGAVGAAVALLVGLPALRIKGQFLAVTTLAMAVALDQYFLNTDTFPQFIPQNGVQRALLLQRFDLNNFYELYLTCLAFLALAILVTRGLRKARGGRVLIGTRDNERAAQSAGVPTTRIKLAGFVVAGIIAGVAGAFDVLLLGSLNPGSFPALDSMTALVYAVIGGLGSVTGTLIGVLFFKFLETQTWLGQFRQAVPGIIVLYVLIAFPGGIGEVVYKLRDRLLRVVAARRGLVVPSLLADKRQAGAAAAEDQDDLLTAIAAGETGPNGSDGAAAEPVAQGTRS, encoded by the coding sequence GTGACATCGGCGCTGGATGAACGGATAGAACGCCTCCCGCTGCCCCGGTTCCTCAAGACGCCGGGCCGCCTGGTGATGGCGGCCATCGTCGTGGTGTACCTGCTGGCATGGGCGGCCACCGGCTCCCACGGCTACGTCCACCAGAAGGCCCCGATCGGGATCATTCTCGTCGGCGTCGTCTACGGGTCGGTCACCGCCCTCGGCGCCTTCGGGCTGATCCTGGTGTACCGGGCCAACCGGTTCATCTTCTTCGCCAACGGGGCGCTCGGCAGCATGGTCGGCGTCCTGGCCATCGGACTGGTCAAGGTGCACGGCCTCAACTACTGGCTGGCGCTGCCGGGGGCCGTGATCATCGGCGCCCTGGTCGGAGGCGGGACGGAGATGTCGACCATCCGCCGCTTCGGCAAGGCGCCCCGCCTGCTGGTCACCGTCGCCAGCATCGGGCTGGCCCAGCTCTTCGGGGCCATCGAGCTGATCGGCTCGACCCACGAGCACTTCGTCTCCCTGACCGGATCGTTCTCCCCACCCCTGAGCATGTCGCTGCGCATCGACGTGTACACCTTCCACAGCTCGGCTCTGCTGATCGTGGCCGTGGTCCCGGTGGTGATCGCCTTCCTCAGCTGGTTCCTCCTTCGCACCGACGCCGGCATCGCCGTGCGGGCCGCGGCCGAGAACGAGGACCGGGCCCTCCTGCTCGGGATCCCCGTGCGCCGGCTGTCCACGATCGTCTGGGTGGTCGCAGGCGCCCTGACCACGCTGGCGTTCATGCTGCAGGCCCCCTTCGAGGGGGTGAAGCCCGGGGCGCTGTCGAACGGCCCGACGGTCCTCCTGCCGATGCTGGCCGCCGCCGTGGTGGCGCGTATGGAGTCGTTGCCGATCGCCTTCGTGGCCGCGATCGGCCTCGGCATCATGGACCAGCTGGTGCGCTGGAACACGTCGAGCAGCCCGTCGATCGTCTGGGTCTTCTACCTGGCCGTGATCGTGGTGGCCCTCCTGGCCCAGAGCGGGAAGCTGTCACGCGCCGAGGAGTCGGGAGCCTCGACCTGGACCGCCATCAGTGTGCTCAAGCCCATTCCCGACGAGCTCAAACGGCTACCGGAGGTGCTCTGGTCGCGTCGGGCCCTGGTCCTCGTCGTGGGCGCCGCCTTCGTGCTCGTCCCGCACGGATGGTCGCCCAGTCAACAGCTGCTGGCCGGCTTCGCCATGGTGTGGGCCCTGATCGGGGTCTCACTGGTGGTGCTGACCGGGTGGGGAGGCCACATCAGCCTGGGCCAGTTCGGCATCGCCGGGGTGGCGGCCATGGTGGCGGGGAACCTGGTGGCCCACTTCAATCTCGACTTCTTCCTGGTGATGCTGATCTCCGGAGCGGTGGGGGCGGCGGTGGCGCTCCTGGTCGGGTTGCCGGCCCTGCGCATCAAGGGCCAGTTCCTGGCCGTGACGACGCTGGCCATGGCGGTGGCTCTCGACCAGTACTTCCTCAACACCGACACCTTCCCCCAGTTCATTCCCCAGAACGGGGTGCAGCGTGCTCTGCTCCTGCAGCGCTTCGACCTCAACAACTTCTACGAGCTGTACCTCACGTGCCTGGCCTTCCTGGCCCTGGCCATTCTCGTCACCCGGGGCCTGCGCAAGGCCCGCGGCGGCCGGGTGCTCATAGGGACCAGAGACAACGAACGCGCCGCTCAGTCGGCGGGAGTGCCCACGACCCGGATCAAGCTGGCCGGCTTCGTGGTGGCGGGCATCATCGCCGGCGTGGCCGGAGCGTTCGACGTGCTGCTCCTCGGATCGCTCAACCCCGGCAGCTTCCCGGCCCTCGACTCGATGACCGCCCTCGTCTACGCGGTAATCGGCGGTCTCGGCTCGGTGACGGGCACGCTCATCGGAGTGCTGTTCTTCAAGTTCCTGGAGACCCAGACGTGGCTGGGCCAGTTCCGCCAGGCGGTGCCCGGGATCATCGTCCTCTACGTGCTCATCGCCTTTCCGGGCGGCATCGGCGAGGTCGTCTACAAGCTGCGGGACCGGCTGCTGCGCGTGGTGGCGGCCCGACGCGGTCTGGTGGTCCCGAGCCTGCTGGCCGACAAGCGCCAGGCCGGGGCGGCTGCGGCGGAGGACCAGGACGACCTCCTCACGGCAATCGCCGCCGGGGAGACCGGACCCAACGGCAGCGACGGCGCCGCGGCGGAGCCGGTCGCGCAGGGGACGCGCTCGTGA